The following are encoded in a window of Rosa chinensis cultivar Old Blush chromosome 4, RchiOBHm-V2, whole genome shotgun sequence genomic DNA:
- the LOC112198886 gene encoding uncharacterized protein LOC112198886, with the protein MKFTGQRSIREYIMKGIDIAGKLKGLNMTIEDSFLEEEEIIKKGKVVSVNLITKPKFKKTFGNKKFKGSTSKNVVKPENDKGKCLKISGPVKCFFCKKLGHFKKDCEGFKNWLNKKGIIKDNNPKKE; encoded by the exons ATGAAGTTCACTGGCCAAAGGAGCATTAGAGAGTACATAATGAAGGGGATAGACATCGCTGGAAAGCTGAAAGGTCTGAACATGACCATTGAGGACTCTTTTCTT gaggaagaagaaataatTAAGAAAGGCAAGGTAGTAAGTGTGAATCTGATCACAAAGCCAAAATTTAAGAAAACCTTTGGCAATAAGAAATTTAAGGGAAGCACCTCAAAGAATGTTGTGAAACCTGAAAATGATAAGGGAAAATGTCTCAAAATCTCAGGTCCTGTGAAatgtttcttttgcaagaaGTTAGGCCATTTCAAGAAGGATTGTGAGGGATTCAagaattggttgaacaagaaag GGATTATCAAGGATAACAATCCCAAAAAGGAATGA
- the LOC121052788 gene encoding zinc finger BED domain-containing protein RICESLEEPER 2-like — MKAATSFSTAALAPAPTSFYTHFIPIPLRPFHSQSPTLRPFHAQKPPEPLLCFDLLSDLNSAVIEEPKVPLHMLLRLNSSLIIGLKFYFIVVFAMENGFDLCYYGNGELQESMGRHGSGEEEEGEQWRKKTRKKTEKILEKTKAEQGEETEGAQSHHPSTTKKGAAKIATTKRKRAENAQKVKKSKERSWIWAHFIKVEHPLMETVDGIEQEVGHTTRAQCKYCTTHLACNSTSNGTSSLIKHIEVICKEYSGRKELAASQTQLGADDLDENMVTRHWTQEACIQAATVMIVMDEMPFSSIERLGFKYFCKVAIPKWKIPCRKVIVKFFLKMYQSKKEELRKELSCHCVCLTTDTWTSLQNINYMVLTAHFIDNGWKLHKRVLNFCVISNHQGVTIGRILESCLRAWSIDRVLTISVDNASANKHCIDYIRNEMNDWEKSAIFGGKYLHVRCLAHIVNLIVRSALHLLDKSVSSIRNAVRYVRSNSSRLDAFRSCIEKEVGDCKRICVLDVPTRWNSTYIMLETALELRKAFDRLKDDEDSKYTSYFDEDEEAVEEDGEEPGDFSVDLSAIRSSKASRKRVGPPNAADWEKAVVFVKFLKVFYNVTLSVSATNHPTSPKAFHDIVSIHVEIEDLFCQPVDNHDVIQKILFQMAQKMRVKYEKYFGKLGDINQLLLVALVLDPRYKILFFENVCKKMLNMEDLVIKKKSAELKELVVSLTDLYAAALPSQSSQRTRSSEVTQTAGSSRYTSTRVTGKMADMLEEWDRELEDGDAVVVNNEVDRYLLDPIEKPPKGTEFNILTWWKLNGPKYPNLQTVAKDVLAIQVSTLASESTFSTGKRIIDPHRSSLTPRSFEALICLQNWLKSDSITGLAYVPTPEEME; from the exons ATGAAGGCAGCGACCTCGTTCTCCACAGCGGCTCTGGCTCCGGCTCCGACCTCGTTCTACACCCACTTCATACCAATACCCCTCCGACCCTTTCACTCCCAGTCTCCCACACTCCGACCCTTTCACGCCCAGAAGCCACCGGAGCCGCTCCTCTGCTTCGATCTCCTCTCCGATCTAAACTCCGCCGTCATCGAAGAGCCCAAGGTCCCTCTGCATATGCTATTAAGACTTAACTCTTCGTTGATAATTGGATTGAAGTTCTATTTCATTGTAGTTTTTGCTATGGAAAATGGATTTGATTTGTGTTATTATGGAAATGGTGAACTGCAGGAGTCGATGGGCAGGCATGGGagtggagaagaggaagaaggagaacaaTGGAGAAAGAAGACAAGAAAGAAGACGGagaaaattttggaaaaaacTAAAGCAGAG CAAGGAGAAGAGACTGAAGGAGCTCAGTCGCATCATCCTAGCACCACAAAGAAAGGTGCTGCAAAGATTGCTACTACAAAGAGAAAGAGGGCAGAGAACGCTCAGAAAGTGAAGAAATCTAAGGAGAGAAGTTGGATTTGGGCACATTTCATAAAGGTGGAGCACCCGCTTATGGAGACTGTGGATGGAATTGAGCAGGAAGTTGGCCACACCACAAGAGCACAATGTAAGTATTGTACTACTCACCTCGCATGTAATTCGACTAGTAATGGAACTAGTTCTCTGATTAAACACATAGAGGTAATATGCAAGGAATATTCGGGTAGAAAAGAATTAGCAGCGAGTCAAACTCAGCTTGGTGCTGATGACTTAGATGAAAATATGGTAACTAGGCACTGGACTCAAGAAGCTTGCATTCAAGCTGCTACGGTTATGATAGTGATGGATGAAATGCCCTTTAGTTCCATAGAAAGACTAGGTTTTAAGTATTTCTGTAAGGTGGCTATTCCGAAATGGAAAATTCCTTGTAGGAAGGTTatagtgaaattttttttgaaaatgtatCAGTCGAAGAAGGAAGAGCTTAGGAAGGAATTGAGTTGTCATTGTGTGTGCTTGACAACCGATACTTGGACATCCCTTCAAAACATCAACTATATGGTATTAACTGCGCATTTCATAGATAATGGGTGGAAATTGCACAAGAGAGTTCTAAATTTTTGTGTAATATCAAATCATCAAGGAGTTACAATCGGAAGAATTTTGGAGTCATGTTTGAGGGCTTGGTCTATTGATAGAGTCTTAACTATTTCTGTGGATAATGCTTCTGCAAATAAGCATTGCATAGATTACATTAGGAATGAAATGAACGATTGGGAAAAGAGTGCTATTTTTGGTGGGAAATATCTGCATGTCCGCTGTTTAGCACATATAGTCAATCTCATTGTGAGGTCTGCCTTACATTTACTGGATAAATCTGTGTCTAGTATAAGGAATGCAGTTCGATATGTTAGATCAAACTCATCAAGGTTAGATGCATTTAGGTCTTGTATTGAAAAAGAGGTGGGTGATTGCAAGAGGATTTGTGTGTTAGATGTTCcaacaaggtggaattccacctacaTTATGTTGGAAACAGCTTTAGAGCTTAGAAAGGCATTTGATAGGCTAAAAGATGATGAGGACAGCAAGTACACGTCTtattttgatgaagatgaagaggctGTTGAGGAAGATGGTGAAGAGCCGGGTGATTTCAGTGTTGATTTATCTGCAATTAGGAGCAGCAAGGCATCTAGGAAGAGGGTTGGACCACCTAATGCAGCAGATTGGGAAAAGGCAGTTGTGTTTGTCAAATTCTTGAAGGTATTTTACAATGTAACATTGAGTGTTAGTGCCACAAATCACCCTACCTCACCAAAAGCTTTCCATgatattgtttcaatccatgttgagattgaAGATTTGTTTTGTCAACCTGTGGACAACCATGATGTTATACAAAAGATCCTATTTCAAATGGCGCAGAAGATGAGGGTCAAGTACGAAAAATATTTTGGAAAGCTTGGGGACATCAACCAACTATTGCTAGTTGCCTTGGTTTTGGATCCGAGGTATAAGATTCTATTTTTTGAAAATGTGTGCAAGAAGATGTTGAACATGGAGGATTTAGTGATTAAGAAAAAGAGTGCTGAATTGAAAGAATTGGTGGTCTCCTTGACTGATCTGTATGCAGCTGCGTTGCCCTCACAGAGTTCACAAAGAACTAGATCATCTGAGGTGACTCAAACTGCTGGCAGTAGCAGATACACTTCAACTAGAGTTACCGGGAAGATGGCAGATATGCTTGAGGAATGGGATAGAGAGCTTGAAGATGGTGATGCAGTGGTGGTGAACAATGAGGTAGATAGGTACCTTCTAGACCCTATAGAGAAGCCTCCCAAAGGCACTGAGTTCAATATTTTGACATGGTGGAAGCTGAATGGTCCTAAATATCCTAACCTCCAAACTGTTGCCAAAGATGTTCTTGCCATCCAAGTGTCGACATTGGCAAGTGAATCTACTTTTAGCACTGGAAAGAGGATTATAGATCCTCATAGGAGTTCTTTGACTCCTAGATCATTTGAGGCATTAATTTGCCTTCAAAACTGGCTGAAATCAGATTCCATTACAGGCTTGGCTTATGTTCCTACTCCGGAGGAAATGGAATGA